The DNA window AAATATCCCCTCATCCTGACAAGACCTCCGATACCCATCGCCAGCTGCGAATCGCGGCTCATAAAGAGGAAATAAGGCGCTTCTGGGTCTTGGAAACTCCTGAACTGGTCATAATAGAAATTCTCTATCAGATTGCGTATCGAATCGGTCTCGGGATCCTGACCTCCTCCGAAAAAAACAATCTTGTGGTCGTTGACGAGCGCATCGTGCCGCTCCTCCACAGGACTTGTGGCGAAAGCCGGAATAGAAGCCATCACCGAGAGCAACAGACCTAAAACAGTGTCAATGTTTTTCATAACGTGTGAATGTTAGTTTTGTTAATGGTGGATAGAAGTGATGAATTTCACTTTTTATAACATTCCGGAATGACATGGGTTCACCCTCACGCCATTATTTTTCAACAAAACTTAAAAATTTTCCGCTGACAGCGTAACGTTCAGCCTATTTTTCCGTCTATATAACAAAAAGACATCCTAAATGATGTCAGCTTCCCCACCACGACGGAATAGATAATGAACCGTACAGAGTTTGAACGCATGGCTCCTCCGCTGAGGAAGCGCATTGTCAGCATGGTACTTGGCATGTCGGCATCGGCCGACGCAGACCTTGCCGACGATGTGGCTCAGGACACCCTCCTCCGGCTGTGGACTATCCGCGACAAGCTCGACGAATACCGCAGCGTCGATTCGCTCGCAATGGTCATCGCACGCCACCGCGCCATAGACCTCCTCCGCGAGACCTCGACACTATCCGTTGGTCTCGACGACATCGACTCCTGCCGGTCTGTTCCATCGCCCGAGGAAAGCATCATCGAATCAGAGGATTGCAGCGACGTGTTCGGCATCATCGCATCGCTCCCCTCCGTGCAGCAGACTGTAATCAGGATGAGGCACATCGAAGGGCTCGAAATCGCCGACATAGCCAAAATCACCGGTTCGACACCCGGCTCGATCCGGGTAGCTCTCTCAAGGGCACGCCAGAGTATCAAAGAAATCTTCATGCAGCATCAATCATGACACAGCCAACCGACCACCGACACATCCGAACGACCATTGCCCGATTTCTCGATGGCGAGACTTCGGTGGCAGAGGAAAAGGAACTCTACGACTTTTTCCGCCTCCCCGACATACCTGCCGACCTGAAACAATATCAGCCGATGTTCAACTGGTATGCCTCGCTCGGAGAGAGCCATGACGAGGCTGCCCCCGCTGACATCGCCGGAACTGAGAACCGTGCGTCAGCCTCCCGAGTGCGACTTCTGGAACTCCGTCCATGGCAATGGATGGGTATAGCCGCGATGCTGGCTCTGCTGCTTTCGGTCGGATTCATATTCCGCTCTCCTTCCATCCCCGAGGAATATCTCGCATACGAAGGCAGCTATATCATACGAGACGGGAAAAAAATCACCGACCTCCGCATAGTAGTACCCGAGATTGAGCGGACACAGCAGCTCGTCAACGAGAGCCTCGGTGAAATCGACATGAGTCTCCGTACCGCCGACTCAGCCTTTGACGACGCAGTCCTCGCCGACGAGGATCTCTCTGATCCGATGGTCAAGGATCTCATCCTCTCCACCCTCGAATACTGATAATGGGAAAATGACAAATCAATAAAAATCCACATAATCATGAACCACATACGCCACATCGCTGTCACACTCCTTCTCCTTTCTCCATTCGGCCTGTTTGCGCAGCATTCAATCGACTCGGCAATGAAAGCTCTTGAAAACGCCAAAAGCGTCACAAACGAAGTTTATTCCGAACGTCGCAATCCCACGACAAAGGAAATCGAGAGCGCAAGCTATCTATTCGAGTTCACCGACAATAAGCTTGCCGACAAAATCATTGATGCCATGCGCAAAGAACGCTCCAAGGCCTGTGCCTACGAGATGTCAAACCGCCATTCCAACAGCTTGGTCTACTCCATCTCATTTCAGAACGCCAACGGCTCTTTCTCAAAATACACTCTGCTGCAGCGCGGTTCGTCAAAATGGATGCTGTCAGTCAAAAAAGGGACTGCGGTAAGATCAACAAAATCATCCTCAAAATCCTCATCCAAATCAAAAAGCAGCAGTAAAAAACGTACCGACATTTTCGGCATTGAGGATAACCTGATTGAAATCTACGGCCTTGATCCATCGGTGGCCGACTACGCCCATACCGACGGTAACACCACAATCTACACAGGACCTGACGGCAACACCATCATAATAAACAACGGCCGTCTCAGCGACATTCAGGCTCTCTCCGACTCCGGCTACGTCCTGAATC is part of the Duncaniella dubosii genome and encodes:
- a CDS encoding RNA polymerase sigma factor, producing MNRTEFERMAPPLRKRIVSMVLGMSASADADLADDVAQDTLLRLWTIRDKLDEYRSVDSLAMVIARHRAIDLLRETSTLSVGLDDIDSCRSVPSPEESIIESEDCSDVFGIIASLPSVQQTVIRMRHIEGLEIADIAKITGSTPGSIRVALSRARQSIKEIFMQHQS
- a CDS encoding DUF5024 domain-containing protein, with translation MNHIRHIAVTLLLLSPFGLFAQHSIDSAMKALENAKSVTNEVYSERRNPTTKEIESASYLFEFTDNKLADKIIDAMRKERSKACAYEMSNRHSNSLVYSISFQNANGSFSKYTLLQRGSSKWMLSVKKGTAVRSTKSSSKSSSKSKSSSKKRTDIFGIEDNLIEIYGLDPSVADYAHTDGNTTIYTGPDGNTIIINNGRLSDIQALSDSGYVLNLDGLEQLESLESLRSLESLKDLQNLKDLEKLKKQKKSRKSESGSRKSKTSTTTYTSSDGRTTTTSITYDL